A single window of Paenibacillus sp. SYP-B4298 DNA harbors:
- the alr gene encoding alanine racemase, whose product MAVPELHRNTWAEIDSAAISDNTAAVKARLCRGVRLMAVVKADGYGHGDVESAHAALRAGAEQLAVAYLGEALRLREHGIEAPILVLTPVSPSEAVLAVEHNLMLTVISASWLREIRRYKLGRIGGKLRLHVKMDTGLGRLGVRSQEEWKRMVPWLQRPHIELVGVYTHFATAGQEHTDYVERQLHRFRCMKQWVLQSGFSGVLYHCAGSAAALRFPGAQMDMVRIGAALFGFGPQGLDDGIQLKPALSLHSRMLQVKKLEQGEYIGYDNSYQASGQEWVATVPIGYADGWSQGLRGSMVLAGGMRMPVIGKICMDQLMIRLPHRFPEGTKVTLIGRQQQAEISCRELAQYVNSVPQEISSSLSARVERVYLPAATEGTSSTPSLLVANAAH is encoded by the coding sequence ATTCGGCAGCCATATCGGATAATACCGCTGCCGTCAAGGCGAGGCTGTGCCGTGGGGTGCGGCTGATGGCGGTCGTCAAGGCCGATGGGTATGGCCACGGCGATGTCGAGAGCGCCCATGCAGCGCTTCGTGCCGGAGCGGAGCAACTGGCGGTGGCATATCTGGGCGAGGCGCTGCGCTTGAGGGAGCATGGTATTGAAGCGCCCATCCTCGTTCTGACCCCCGTCAGCCCTAGCGAGGCTGTACTTGCCGTCGAGCACAATCTGATGCTGACCGTCATCTCGGCGTCCTGGCTGCGGGAGATCAGGCGGTACAAGCTGGGGCGTATAGGCGGAAAGCTGCGATTGCATGTCAAGATGGATACTGGACTTGGCCGCCTGGGTGTCCGCTCGCAAGAGGAATGGAAGAGGATGGTGCCCTGGCTCCAGCGACCCCATATCGAGCTGGTTGGCGTGTATACTCATTTTGCCACTGCGGGACAGGAGCATACGGATTATGTGGAGCGTCAGCTCCACCGATTTCGTTGCATGAAGCAATGGGTGCTGCAATCCGGGTTTTCCGGTGTTTTGTATCATTGTGCAGGAAGTGCGGCAGCGCTACGTTTCCCAGGCGCGCAGATGGATATGGTGCGCATCGGTGCAGCCTTGTTCGGCTTTGGCCCGCAAGGTCTCGATGATGGCATCCAGCTCAAGCCTGCCCTCAGTCTGCATAGCCGCATGCTGCAGGTGAAGAAGCTGGAGCAAGGAGAGTATATTGGTTATGACAACAGCTATCAGGCGAGTGGTCAGGAATGGGTTGCTACGGTGCCGATCGGCTATGCCGACGGCTGGTCGCAAGGGCTTCGAGGGTCAATGGTGCTGGCAGGCGGCATGCGTATGCCGGTGATCGGGAAGATCTGCATGGATCAGCTTATGATCCGCTTGCCGCACCGTTTTCCTGAGGGAACGAAGGTGACCTTGATCGGTCGGCAGCAGCAAGCCGAGATTAGCTGCCGGGAATTAGCGCAATATGTCAACAGCGTTCCGCAGGAAATTTCCTCCTCGCTCTCGGCAAGGGTAGAGCGAGTGTATCTGCCTGCTGCGACAGAAGGTACCTCCAGCACGCCTTCCTTACTCGTTGCCAATGCTGCTCACTAG